A stretch of DNA from Campylobacter gracilis:
GGCAACACCGGCACGCAGGCGCTTACCGTAACCGTGCGCCGCCTAGCCTTGGGCGAGATAGCGTTTAAAGACAAAAAGCAGGTTCTCTTTCGCGAGATCACAATCGCTTTCATAAACGGCCTCATTTTTGCTACGCTGATGGGGTTTGTGGCGTATTTTTGGTTCGGCATTAAGCTTTTGGGGCTGGTGATTGCGATGTCGATGGTGCTAAATTTAACGCTTGCGGGGCTTTTCGGCGCCGTCATTCCGATCACGCTTAAAAAATTAAATATCGACCCCGCCGTCGGCAGCTCCGTGCTGCTTACCACGGTAACGGATATCGTGGGATTTTTTAGCTTTTTAGGACTTGCGACATGGATACTACTATAAAAAATTTTAAAATTTCCGAGCTTAAAAGCTCGAATTTCGTTAAACCCTTTCGCTTAAATTTTGAAATGGACGGCGTAGCGCGCGCGTGGGACTGCGTAAAGGTGCACGATAGCGTCTCGATCTTGCTTTATCATACGCAGCGCGACGCGCTTTTGCTCGTCAAGCAGTTTCGCCCCAGCGTGTGGTTTTATCAAGAGGAAAATTTGATAAATTCGCCCGAAAAGGGCTACACCTATGAGCTTTGCGCTGGCATTTTAGATAAGGGCATCAGCGAGGAACAAACGGCGATCGAAGAGGTGCTCGAGGAGACGGGATATGCCGTGAAAGATCTGAAATTTATCACGAGCTACTATAGCGCCCTTGGCTTTGCGGCGAACCGTCAAATTTTATACTTCGCGTGCATCGACGAATCGATGAAGCTAGGTAGCGGCGGCGGCGTGGACGGCGAGAAGATCGAGCTTTTCTACCTGCCTGCAGCCAAGGTGCGTGAGTTTATGTTCGACGAAAAGATCGTGCGCGCGCCGGGGCTGATCTTGGCATTTCAATGGTTTTTGAGCGAGTTTAAAGCTTAGCGGCGAGATGGAATTTCGTGTGCCATCGCGCGTTTTTGCGTCTCGGCTTTAAATTTAAAGGACGGCGATGAGGGTTTTACTTAGGCTGTGCGTTATCGTGGCGTGCCTTTATGCAGCGATCGCGGCGGGACTTTATATCTTTCAGGAGCGGCTGATATTTTTGGGCGAGCCGCTAGATAAAAACTTCAAATTTAGCTTTGAAAATTCCGAATTTACAGGACTTGTAAACGCTCCCGAGAGCGGCGCGCATTTAGATATGCGGGCATCCGCTACGCAAAATAGCGCCTCTACGAAGAGCAGCGCGGATGAAGGTGCTTCCGCAGCGAGCGGCACAAAAGAAAGCGGCGCCGCAGCGGGTGAGATTAAAAGTGAAAACACCCAAACTAGCTCCGAGCGCGTCGGTGAAAATACTTCTCAGGATGCCGCTACGGGCAATAACGCAAACGTCGCTGTGATAAAATTTCAAGAGATCAATATCCCGTTCGGGGGCGGGTCTATAAACGGGCTGAAATTTAGCGCGGCAGAGCCTAAAGGCGCGATTTTGTTCTTTCACGGCAACTTCGGCGACGTGAGCGGCTGGGGTGCATACGGCGCGGATTTTGCGGCTTTGGGATACGATTTTTATATTTTCGATTACCCGGGCTACGGCAAATCGGACGGCAAAATTTCATCGCAGCAGCAGCTTTTTACGAGCGCGGATGCGATGAGCCGCTACGTTTTAGCGCAGCATTCGCCAAGAAAGCTCGCGATGATCGGCTACTCGATCGGAAGCGGCATCGCAGCGCAGCAGGCTGCGAAGTGGGACGCGACGCGGCTGATTTTGCTCGCGCCCTATTTTAGCTTCGAGCGGCTCGCGCATGAAAAAATCCCCTTCGTGCCGAAATTTTTGATCCGCTATAAGATTCCGACTGCGGAATTTTTGCAAGCGGCACGCGGCACTCAGATCACGCTCATCCACGGAGCCGCAGATGAGCTGATACCGGTGCAGCACTGCCGCGATCTTGCGGGATCTCTTAAGGCGGGCGATCTATTTTATGAAATACCAAACGCGCGGCATAATGGACTGCTGGCAATGCCCCGTATTTGGGAAATTTTAAAAGAGAGACTGCAATAATCTAGCGGAGCTCGGCGTAAAATTCCACGCAAAATTCGACCGCTAAATTTTAAAATTTTACGTAGAATTCCGCGCGGGCTCGGTCTCCGTAAAATCTCATGAAATTTTATAGCGGCAAAACACGGCACCAAAACAAGGGCGCAATTTCAAATCAAAATTTGCGCACCGTTAGCGTAAGCATAGAGCCGACTTGGTAGCGTTAAATTCTTTCTAGCGCGTAGGTGCTGTAAATTTCAAACTAAAATTTGCGCTAGGCTGCAACGCCGTATGTTTTAGCCGCGATAAAATTCTGTGAAATTTTATCCCCGCAGCCGTTTATAAATTTCAAGTCTAAATTTTATATTTATGCCCTGATGGCGCCGTATGTTTTAGCCGCGCAAAATTCTACCATACGAAATTCTATCTCGTAGAATTTTAATTTGCCGCGCTCAAATTTTATCCACCGTTCTGAAATTTATCTCACCGCGCCTAAATTTCTCCCTCTCGTCGCGCTTTACCCAAATTTATATTTAGTTGTTGTAAAATGCGTTTTTAAAAGGATTTTAGCGGTTTGTGATATGAGTATTTTAGAGCTTACGGAGTGCGTGGGCATCGCTTCGGCGGCGCTTAGCGGGTTTTTATTCGGCGTTAAGAAGGGCTGCGATTGGCTTGGGATCTTTATCGCGGCGTTTTTGACTGCGCTTGGCGGCGGGATCATGCGCGACACCTTGGTAAGCCGCGAGATCTACTCATTTACGCACTACGCGCCCGTAACCATCGTGCTTGCGGTAAGCGCCGTAGCCATTTTTGCCAAACTTTACGAGAACCGCGATTTAGAGGGTAAATTTTTATTTATTCTAACCGATGCGATCGACGTCATAAGCTTTTCGATCGTTGGAGCGATGGTCGCGCTAAGCTACAATCACAACGTTTTCGGCGTAGTACTGATCGCATTTTGCAACGGCGTGGGTGGTGGCATTTTGCGCGACGTACTGCTGAACGAAGTGCCGTGGTTTTTACATACGGGGCTTTATGGCACGATAAGCATGGGCGTGGGCTTGATATATTTCGTGCTTGATGGATTGGGGCTTAGCGGCGTAGTTTCGGTGCTTATTTTGCTAGTTTTAGGGGTTGCGTTTCGCATGATGGCTTATTACAAATCTTGGCATCTGCCTAAAGTGGAGTATAAAAAATGAACTATTTGATGGATAATTTCGCGCGCGTAAACGTAGCGCTAGTAAGAGGCGAGGGCTCGATAGTCTATGATGAAGCGGGCAAGGACTACGTGGATTTTGGCGCGGGTATCGGCGTAAACTGTCTAGGGCACGCAAACGAGATCGTCTTAGAAGCGATCGGCACGCAAGCCGCGCAGATCATCCACGGCTCAAATATCTATAGAATTCTGCCCCAAGAAGCCCTGGCTCAAAAGATTAGCGAGCTTTTGGGGTACCGTACATACGCGGTGTTTTGCAACTCGGGCGCGGAGGCGAACGAAGCTGCGATCAAAATGGCGCGCAAATACGGCACCGTAAACTTCCCTAATAAAAAATTTGAAATTCTAACTCTGCGAAATTCATTCCACGGCCGCACGCTAGCGACGCTACAAGCTACCGGGCAGGAGAAATTTCATCCGGAAATTTTTGCGCCCTATATGCCCGGGTTTAAATTTTTCGACGATATCGAGGAGATCATCGCGCACATCGATGAAAACAGCGTCGCCGTGATGATCGAGCTAGTCCAGGGCGAGGGCGGCATTAAACCTCTGGATAAGGCTAGCGTGCAAAAGCTGGCGGCTGTTTTAAAAGAGAGAAAGCTGCTTTTAATCACCGACGAGGTGCAGTGTGGCGTATATCGCACGGGCGAGTTTGCGACGTCGCAAATTTACGGCATCCGCCCCGACATCATCACCTTTGCCAAAGGTCTTGCGGGCGGCGTGCCGATCGGCGCGTGCGTGGCGCAGCAAAACATTTTCGCTCCGGGCGAGCACGGCAGCACCTTCGGCGGTAACTTTTTGGCGACCTCTACGGCGCTTGCGGTGCTTTCGCAGCTTCAGTTTTTAAAAGCGAGCGGCAAGCTTGATAAGACTATAAAAAGATTTATCAAAAAACTAGACGCCATCGCCGCAGACTATCCTAGCCTGATCGAAAAGCGCGTGGGGCTCGGTCTGATGCAGGGCCTCGTGTTGCGCGATGAAAAAAATCTGGGCGAGATCTTTAACAAAGCCCTGCAAAACGGGCTTTTGATCCTAAAATCCGGTAAGCGCACCCTTAGATTTTTGCCTGCATTAAATATCAAAAAATCCGAGATCAAAGAGGGCTTCGCGCGCCTACGCAAAAGCCTGGACGAGATAGTGCGGGCGTGAAATTTAGCGATTTTTTTGAGGGCTGGCTAAACGAGAGATACTACGCAAATGCCGCTAAAATCGGCAAGAGCGGCGATTTTTACACCGCCGTGAGCGTAGGGAGCTTCTTTGGGATCTGCATCGCGCACGAAATTTTACGCCTAAGCGCTGATTTTGGCGCGACGCAAGCATTAAGCTTAGATGCGGCGACAAGCCCAATTGCATCGCGGCAAAATTTTGCGGCTAATCCCGGCGAACCAAATTTAGATATTGTGCTCGCAGAAAAATCGCAAAATAACGCCAAAATCGCTATCGTAGAGATAGGATCGCACGACGGGCGGCTGCTTTGCGACATAGCGCAAGCTATATTTACGCTAGGCGGTGTGGCGGCGCTTAATAGATTTAGTTTTGCGATCATCGAGCCGCACGAGCGTCTGCGCGAGCTACAGCGGGCGAGCTTTGTGGAGTGCTTCGGCGGCGAAATCGCGCTAAAGCACTTTGCAAGCGCGCGCGAGGCGAAATTTAAAGATGTGATCTTTGTGGCAAATGAGCTTTTCGACGCCTTTAAATGCGAGGCGGTGGATGGCGAAAATATGCTTTTTATAAAAAGCGGTGCGGCAAAATTTGCCCCCATAAAAGAAGGCGAAATTTTGACCATCGCGCGCAGATTCGGTATCTCGCGCGGCGAAATCCCGGTCGGATACTTTCGCTTTGCGCGCGAAATTTGTGCCAGCGCGCAGCGGTTTTATTTCATCGCCTTCGATTACGGGCAGATGGGCGCTAGCGGCGATTTTAGCCTGCGGATCTACCGAAATCACGAAGTTTTTAGCTTCTTTGAGGTGCAAAACTTGAGCGATTTTTACGGCAAAAGCGATCTTACCTACGACGTAAATTTTGAAATTTTACGCGCGGCGTTTGAGGACGCGGGCGCGGCGGCGACGGATTTTAAAAGACAGATCGCAGCTTTGATGGACTTTGGCGCGGTCCAGCTTTTAGAGCTTTTTATGCAAAAAAGCGGCGAGAAGGGCTATCACAACGCGCTTTTGCAGTTCAATCACCTGCGCGCGGAGTTTGGCGAGAAGTTTAAGATGATAAAATTTAAAAAGGGGCTTTGATGAAAGCTTTTATCGATTGCGACTGCGAAATTTTACAAAAGACGCTGGAGTTGTTTTTGAAAGACCATGCCGCAAGTGCACAGGATTGCGACTTTGTGATAAGCGATGAGCCACAAAGCTCGGCAAAACCGCTATTTTTAATCAGCGAGGGCGGAGATCTGACGCTACCGTTTTCAAAGAATACCTTGCTATCGAAGCTGGAGGATTTCCAAGGTTTGCTAAAGCGGAATCTTAGCGGATACGATGCGGCGGAAGAGGAAATTTGCGCGCTGTTTGATGAGTTTAAGACAAGAATCATCGAAATTTTAAGAAGGCAAAATGGCTAAATTTTCCAAACCTGACGGCGCGCTCTTTACGCAAATTTCAAGCGGCATTTACAAAGGTAAAAAGCTCGCTCTGCCCGCGCTTTCGAGCACGCGCAGCACGAAAAGCATCGTAAAGGGCTCGTTTTTCGATACGTGGCGGGCGGAGTTGCGCGGCGCGACGTTTATCGAGTGCTTCGGCGGCAGCGGTGCGATGGCGCTTGAAGCGCTAAGCAACGGCGCAAAAAACGTTTATGCGATCGAAAAGGATGCCGTCGCGCATAAGATAATGCGGAAAAATTTCGAGCTTTTTGGGCTCGGCGCAAATGCGATTTTGGGCGATTGCTTCGAGCGACTACCCGAAATTTTGCACGAGCTGCAAGCGGGCACGAACGGATGCTCGGGCGCGAATTCGTTAAATTTGAGCGGCAAAAATTTCAAAAACCATGCCAACGACGACGCCTGCTGTAAAAATTCAAGCAGCGAAAAAGAGGGTTGCCGCAAAAGCTTTAGTAGCGTAGAGCAGGGCAAGAACGGATACCGCGCCGCGCAAAGCATCGAAGCGGAAGATAACGCGCAAAGTGGCGTGAAAAATTTAGCTAAATGCGGCACGGGAAACGGTGCGCCTGACAGCGCGCAAAATGGCGCGCAGAGCGGCACAAATGGTGATCACGCGAGCGAGGGCTTTGGCGATTGTGCCCGGATTGGCGATTATGCGGGCGCTTCTAGTATAAAATACTGCGTTAATTCGCTAGCCACGGACGTCGCGAGCTTTAGCGAAAAGTTTGACGATAACTGCGCTTCTCAATACGACGCTAGCGGCACCGAGACCGCTAATTGCAACTTAAATTTAAACTCAAAATGCGGCGAAAGCTCTAATTTTGACGTAAATCGCGGTGCGGGCTTAGACGTGGGCTGCGAAGAGAAAAAAAGCTTAAATTTAGGCGAAAATTTTGATTCTAGCTGCAGAAAAAGTTTACATTCAAGCGCAAATTTCGTCTATGATTCAAGAAAAAATTCTACTGAGAATTCTGACGGAAAATTTAGCCCCAAGTGTGAAGAAAATTCACGCCCAAACGTAAATTTAACCCGCGGTTCAAGAAAAAATTCTGCCGCTAACTCCCGTGAAAATTTCTCCTGCGGTTTAGGCGAAAGCTCTACCGCAAACGGCTTAGGCGAATGCTCTGCCGTAAATTTTAGCGAAAGCCATACCGCAAATTCTAGTGAAAATTCCGTCTCCGATCCCGCGCGCAGAGTGTTTGTATATCTGGACCCGCCGTTTGCGATCAGGCAGGGCTTTGGTGAGATTTACGAGCGCGTGTTGGCGCTAATAGCGCGCCTAGGCTCCGTGCAGTGCGAGCTGCTAATCGCGATCGAGCATATGAGCGAGCTTGAGCTGCCGCCTAAAATCGGCGATTTCGCGCTGCTTAAATCGCGCAAATTCGGCGCTACAACGATGAGTTACTACGCAAGATGAAAAGCTTAAAGCAAATTTTAGATTATTACGCCGATTTGAAAAATTGCGACGCGGATCTTTTCGGCGCGCCCGATCCGCTGCAGGTCGCAAAGGGACATCGAAACGACGTCGTAGCGCTCATCTGCGCGCTGTTTGCTTACGGCAACGCGGCTCAAATTTTAAAATTCCTTCGCTCGCTTGATTTTTCTCTTTTAGACGAGAGCGATGAGTGCATTGGTGCGGAACTTGCGGGCAAAAAGTATAGATTTCAAAGCCCGCGCGACGTCGCTGAAATTTTTATAACTTTAAAGCGGCTTAAAAATAGCCTTAGCATCGAGGAGAGCGTGCTTCGCGGCATGCAAAAAAACGGACGGATCGAGGATGGGATAAATTTTTTAATTGGCGAAATTTACAGATTAAATCCTTATCGCAGCCAGGGATATGAGTTTTTTTTCGGGCGCGGCTTCGCGCAAAGGCCCGCGTCGCCGTACAAGCGCTACAATCTTTTCCTGCGCTGGGCGGTGCGCGACAGCGACATCGATCTGGGGCTGTACAAAAAGATCGAAAAATCGCGCCTCCTCATCCCGCTCGATACCCACACGCATAAAGTTTCACTTAAGCTTGGGCTGATCGATCGCAAGAGTTACGATTTTGAGGCGGTTTTGCAGCTTACGCAAAGCTTAAGGCGCTTCGATCCGAGCGATCCCATCAAATACGACTTCGCGCTGTATCGCCTTGGACAGAGCGGCGAGATAGATAAAATTTTACCTGTACTAAGCGCGAGTTTAGATAAAACTGCGAAGTAAGTCGGCGGAATTTTGCGCTGTGCTGTCGCATAAGCGGAGTTGGCTTTATGGATTTTGTCGTGCGCCTTGAGTACGGCGCGCCGAAATTTTATAAAATTTTAGCAAGAGATCGCTTCATAAAATTCTGCAAATTTCACGGATAGTCGCGTAAAATTTATAGTGCTAACTTGTAGAATTTGGGTAAAATTCCACAGCCTTACGCTACTTAAATTTTATGAAATTTTGCAGTTCACGCACGACGCGATAAATTGCATGGAGCTAAAACGGCAATCGCGCGATAAATTTCATAAAATTTAAGCAGAGAGGCGCGGCAAAATCCGATATAATTCCGCGAAATTTTATAGGATTTCACGAAATTCTAGCAGGCGCTCGTATGCACTTTGCGGCGCATGAGCAGTTTTACGATCGTAATTGCGCGGAATTCTAGCAGGCGTTCATAGCGCGTGCCTGTGTGATTTTAGAAAAGGACAAAAATGGAGCTTGAACTTTGGCAGTTTGCGGTGCTTTTTGCGGCGGCGTTTTTCGGCGGATTTATCGACTCGATCGCGGGCGGCGGCGGGCTGATTTCGCTGCCTGCGCTGCTTGCCGTGGGTATCCCGCCGCATGTAGCGATCGCCACAAATAGATTTCAAGGCAGCTTCGGAAGCTTCACCGCCGCTTTAAATTTCATCCGCAAGGGTTACGTCGATGTGGCGGAGATCTTGCGCGGCGTGGTTTTTACGTTTATCGGCGGACTCGTCGGCGCTTATGTCCTGCTTCTAATCGATGCGAAATTCCTAAACTACCTCATTCCGATCCTGCTACTGGCGCTTTTCTTTTATATGATTTTTTCGCCAAACCTTGGCGAAGCGCCCGCCAAACCCAAGATGTCAAAAAAGAGCTTTTACGCTATTTTCGGGCTTGTTTTGGGCTTTTACGACGGATTTTTCGGCCCCGGTACGGGCTCGTTTTGGACGTTTGCGCTCGTAGGAATTTTAGGGCTTTATATGAAAAAGGCGGTCGCGCACACGAAGGTTTTAAATTTTACCTCAAACATCGTCTCTTTAGGCGTTTTTATCATCGGTGGGCAAATTTTATGGCTCGTCGGAGCGGTGATGGCGGTCGGACAGATCGCGGGCAGCTTCGCAGGTTCAAGTCTAGTGATGCGATGCGACGTGAAATTCGTGCGCAAGATGCTTCTGTTCGTCGTTGCCGCGACGATTTTAAAGCTACTTTACGGACTGATTGCAAATTGATACAGACCGATTGAAGGCCGATCGCAGACCAATCTCAAGCCAAAATCATAGAATTTTATACAGGATTTCGTATAAAATTTCACGTAAAATTTTATGAGCTTTCGCTGATCTATTTCGATGACGCTGATCTTGCTGCCGCAGTAGCGCAGATCTTGTTGTAGGGTCGCGCCAGTCTCGCTTCGATGGCGCCGATTTTACCGTGGCGTTGTGCTAATCTTGTCACGACTACGCTAATTTCCCGCTGTTGTGATGTTGATTCTGTTGCCGTTGCGTCGGAGGTCTCGCTTGTCGTGAGGTCTTGATTTTATTATTTTGGTAGCGTTAATTTTGCTCCGCTACATTGACGACTTCGTTACTGCGCTTGCTATTGCGAGGATTTTAATTGCGTTGCGCGGTGTCGCACTGATTTTTTATAACGGCGCTGTTCTTTCTGCTGCGATGGTAGTGATTTTGGCGCTGCTTTTACCGCCCCACCGCCGGTATCACTACCGTGGGCGGCTTGGTTTTGCTGTCGCGACATTGATGGTCTTGATGGTGCAAGGATTTGATTTGCTGTACAACGATGCCGATGAAGTTTCGTCCATTCGCATCGGCTAAATTTAGCCGCACTGTCTGTATCTATTTCGTCGTATCGCCATGCATTCATTCGATATCGCCGATAGAGTCGTCGTATTGCCGAGCGCGCGGCATTATAGTGCTCGCATTGATGAAATTTAATCGGGCACCGTCGCGCACGCCCCTTTCCCGCTTACTCGCTTTTTAAAATACACGCCACCGTTAGCGAGCCGTTTTGCTCGCCCGCGCTCGTGCCGACAGTTTAACCATTTGCTGTGCAGATTCGCCGCCGTGCCCGTATCGATTAAATTTAGCCGCACTTTCACACGCTGTTTTGTTGCGCCCGTTAGCTCTTTTAAATTTGCCGTTTCGCCGCCACGGCTCGCTATTCTGCGCTAGCTTCTAGCCATATTGTCCGCTATATTTGTGCGATAAATTTAACCGCACCGCTGCGTCTGCCGTTTCATTTTGCTATCGTAGGCGAAATTTTGCCTATCCATGCCATTTAAATTTGCCGTATCGCTACGTATCTGTTTCGCCTCGCCCGCCGAAATTTAGCAACCTCTCGCGCCAATTAAATTTCATCGTACCAGCCGCATCCACGCCCGCCCGCTCGCGAAATTCCGCCGCCTAAAACAAAGTTAAAATATTTTGCGATAAAATGGACGAAATTTTTCACAAAGGATTTAATATGCAGATTATTTCGACTCCTGATGCGGCGCAGGCCATCGGACCGTACTCTCAGGCGATCAAGGCGGGCGGGTTCATCTTTACCTCGGGACAGATCGCGCTTAAGCCCGACGGCGAGTTTGTCGCGGGCGGCGTGGAGGCGCAGACGAGGCAGGTTTTGCAAAACCTCGCCGCGATCCTGAAAGAAGCGGGCGCGACGCTGCAAGATGCCGTCAAAACGACGATTTTCCTAGCCGATATGGGTGATTTTGCCGCGGTGAACGAGATATACGCAGCGGCATTCGGCGAGCACAAGCCGGCTCGTAGCACGGTGCAGGTCGCCAAACTCCCCAAGGGGGCGCTTGTGGAGATCGAAGTAATAGCGCTGGCTAGGGCTTAGCGCTAAATTTAGGTCGCTAGGGCACTGGGAGCTCGTATTTGTGGTTAAAATTTAGACGCGGGCTGCTCGAAATTTAAACGGCTTGCTTTGGTTTTGAAGCTGCGTGCTTTTAAATTTAGATTTTCAAAGCCGCGCCAAATGCCCGTGGATCTATGCAAACAGCGCGTCTTGGCGCTGCTAGGGCGTTAAAATTTCTCGCTCAAAATGGGATCAAAACGATAGAAAAACTTATTCGAAAATATAAAAATATCACGGCCTCGGGGTGCAGCGATATAGAGCCCGCATGGATCGCGTAGGCGCAGCGGCGGCTCGGTTTTGCGCTGCCTGTGAGTTACAAGCAGATGCTGCTAAGATACGCTAGCGTGAGCGCGGCGCGGATCGAGCTAAAAACGATCGCACCGCCCAAGTTTGCGGATAGTGCCGACGCCGACATCTGCTACACGTATGAGGTAAATCTCAAAAACGGGCTATTCGCCGCGGACGAGCTTGTGTTTTTGCAGCTCGAGGACGAGGAGTATTATTTTAAAATTTCGCCCGCAAGCGACATAGCGGACGGCTTGCCAAACACGGCGCGCGGCAAGACGGCGGAGAGCATGAGCGGCGAAGCTGCGGGCGCGACGGCGCGTGATACAGTGGTAGCGACGGTAGCCAACGGTGCGGAAAATAGGGCATCTGGCGACGAAGCGCGCGCGGAGAGATCGCCGGATGTGGCGCGCAATATTAATGCAGAAGCACCAGATGAAACGACGTGTAAAACAGCGGGCGCAACAACAAGCGAAGCGGCGGACGAGGCGGCAAGCGGAGCGACGAAAGAGATAGCGAGCGAGCGGGCAGGCGCCGCGCCGTGCGAATACAAAGTCTATGTGCGCGACTACGCGGAGGGCGAGGATAGGCTTTTCGCGGACGATTTTTACGGGTTTTTGGAAAAATTTTAAGACGAAATTTAACGCAAAATTAGGAGTGATAAATAGGACTGTTTGATATTTTTAAAAAGCAAAAATTTGACATCGATGTGCGTCCGGACGGCATTTTCATCGGCGGCGTAAATTGCGAATTTGATCTGGCTAAGCTTAACGAAGCTTTGGGGCAGCCGCGCGTGATCGATGACGGAGAGGGCAAAAGCCGCTATTTTTGGGATGAGGCGGGGATTTTCGCCTTCGTGCGCGCAGGCGAGCTAGCAGAGCCGAAGCTTACCGAGATGATTTTGATGCTTGAGGTCGCAAAGGGCGTGCAGCACGAGGTTCCGCACAAGCTATACGGCGGCGCGTTCACGCTAGAGGGCAGACCGCCGCTTGAGGCCGTGCCGGAGCAGGAGCTGCGCGGCGCATATATATTTTTGGAGCTTAGCCTGGGCAAATTCGAAGTCTCACTAGCTCTAGCCGAGGCCGTGCAGGAGCGCATAGGCGCGATGGACTTTGCCGAGCGCTTCGCTAAGCGCGACACCGACGAGATTGCAGACATCGTGCGAGCTGCGAAAATGCCGATAGGGCGCGTCTGCATCAATCAAAAAGAGAAAAAGGTAAAACGAAAGCCGAGCGATAAATTTAAGCTTCCGCGCGCGGCCGGCGAGACACTAGCGTTTAAAAATTTAAATTTCAAAGTCGCCGTGATGAACGAACTGATGTACGAAAAAGCCCTACTGGAGCCCAAATTTGACGTGTTTGAGTACTGCGAGGAGCGCGGCATCGATCCGTATGCGGATTTTGGCGCCCTGCCGCAAGCCAAAAAGTGGTTTAAGGACTATCCGGTCCCCGCAAATCTGGCGGAGCAGGTTAGCGAGCTCTATCTTGACGGCGGAAACGAAATTTATCTGCAAATCGCGCCTGATTGGGACGGCGAGGATGAGCTTTTCGATATCAAAAACATTGACGCCGCCGAGCTTGCGCAATTCAAAAACCTTAAGAAAATCGAAACGACCGGCATCGACATATCTAAAAAGGCGCGAAAAGCCTGCGCAGATGCGGGGATCACGGTAGTTGATTGAGCGCGGAAGTGGACTTTGAGCCATACAGCGCGCGGTTTTAAAAAAGCCGAAATAGGCTTTTAAACGCTTTATAAATGCGCATTCCAGCGGGCATTCGGATGCGTTTTAAAAAGCTGAA
This window harbors:
- a CDS encoding NUDIX domain-containing protein — encoded protein: MDTTIKNFKISELKSSNFVKPFRLNFEMDGVARAWDCVKVHDSVSILLYHTQRDALLLVKQFRPSVWFYQEENLINSPEKGYTYELCAGILDKGISEEQTAIEEVLEETGYAVKDLKFITSYYSALGFAANRQILYFACIDESMKLGSGGGVDGEKIELFYLPAAKVREFMFDEKIVRAPGLILAFQWFLSEFKA
- a CDS encoding alpha/beta hydrolase, with translation MRVLLRLCVIVACLYAAIAAGLYIFQERLIFLGEPLDKNFKFSFENSEFTGLVNAPESGAHLDMRASATQNSASTKSSADEGASAASGTKESGAAAGEIKSENTQTSSERVGENTSQDAATGNNANVAVIKFQEINIPFGGGSINGLKFSAAEPKGAILFFHGNFGDVSGWGAYGADFAALGYDFYIFDYPGYGKSDGKISSQQQLFTSADAMSRYVLAQHSPRKLAMIGYSIGSGIAAQQAAKWDATRLILLAPYFSFERLAHEKIPFVPKFLIRYKIPTAEFLQAARGTQITLIHGAADELIPVQHCRDLAGSLKAGDLFYEIPNARHNGLLAMPRIWEILKERLQ
- a CDS encoding trimeric intracellular cation channel family protein encodes the protein MSILELTECVGIASAALSGFLFGVKKGCDWLGIFIAAFLTALGGGIMRDTLVSREIYSFTHYAPVTIVLAVSAVAIFAKLYENRDLEGKFLFILTDAIDVISFSIVGAMVALSYNHNVFGVVLIAFCNGVGGGILRDVLLNEVPWFLHTGLYGTISMGVGLIYFVLDGLGLSGVVSVLILLVLGVAFRMMAYYKSWHLPKVEYKK
- a CDS encoding aspartate aminotransferase family protein, whose product is MNYLMDNFARVNVALVRGEGSIVYDEAGKDYVDFGAGIGVNCLGHANEIVLEAIGTQAAQIIHGSNIYRILPQEALAQKISELLGYRTYAVFCNSGAEANEAAIKMARKYGTVNFPNKKFEILTLRNSFHGRTLATLQATGQEKFHPEIFAPYMPGFKFFDDIEEIIAHIDENSVAVMIELVQGEGGIKPLDKASVQKLAAVLKERKLLLITDEVQCGVYRTGEFATSQIYGIRPDIITFAKGLAGGVPIGACVAQQNIFAPGEHGSTFGGNFLATSTALAVLSQLQFLKASGKLDKTIKRFIKKLDAIAADYPSLIEKRVGLGLMQGLVLRDEKNLGEIFNKALQNGLLILKSGKRTLRFLPALNIKKSEIKEGFARLRKSLDEIVRA
- a CDS encoding SAM-dependent methyltransferase, producing the protein MKFSDFFEGWLNERYYANAAKIGKSGDFYTAVSVGSFFGICIAHEILRLSADFGATQALSLDAATSPIASRQNFAANPGEPNLDIVLAEKSQNNAKIAIVEIGSHDGRLLCDIAQAIFTLGGVAALNRFSFAIIEPHERLRELQRASFVECFGGEIALKHFASAREAKFKDVIFVANELFDAFKCEAVDGENMLFIKSGAAKFAPIKEGEILTIARRFGISRGEIPVGYFRFAREICASAQRFYFIAFDYGQMGASGDFSLRIYRNHEVFSFFEVQNLSDFYGKSDLTYDVNFEILRAAFEDAGAAATDFKRQIAALMDFGAVQLLELFMQKSGEKGYHNALLQFNHLRAEFGEKFKMIKFKKGL
- a CDS encoding RsmD family RNA methyltransferase, which produces MAKFSKPDGALFTQISSGIYKGKKLALPALSSTRSTKSIVKGSFFDTWRAELRGATFIECFGGSGAMALEALSNGAKNVYAIEKDAVAHKIMRKNFELFGLGANAILGDCFERLPEILHELQAGTNGCSGANSLNLSGKNFKNHANDDACCKNSSSEKEGCRKSFSSVEQGKNGYRAAQSIEAEDNAQSGVKNLAKCGTGNGAPDSAQNGAQSGTNGDHASEGFGDCARIGDYAGASSIKYCVNSLATDVASFSEKFDDNCASQYDASGTETANCNLNLNSKCGESSNFDVNRGAGLDVGCEEKKSLNLGENFDSSCRKSLHSSANFVYDSRKNSTENSDGKFSPKCEENSRPNVNLTRGSRKNSAANSRENFSCGLGESSTANGLGECSAVNFSESHTANSSENSVSDPARRVFVYLDPPFAIRQGFGEIYERVLALIARLGSVQCELLIAIEHMSELELPPKIGDFALLKSRKFGATTMSYYAR
- a CDS encoding TIGR02757 family protein, which encodes MKSLKQILDYYADLKNCDADLFGAPDPLQVAKGHRNDVVALICALFAYGNAAQILKFLRSLDFSLLDESDECIGAELAGKKYRFQSPRDVAEIFITLKRLKNSLSIEESVLRGMQKNGRIEDGINFLIGEIYRLNPYRSQGYEFFFGRGFAQRPASPYKRYNLFLRWAVRDSDIDLGLYKKIEKSRLLIPLDTHTHKVSLKLGLIDRKSYDFEAVLQLTQSLRRFDPSDPIKYDFALYRLGQSGEIDKILPVLSASLDKTAK
- a CDS encoding TSUP family transporter produces the protein MELELWQFAVLFAAAFFGGFIDSIAGGGGLISLPALLAVGIPPHVAIATNRFQGSFGSFTAALNFIRKGYVDVAEILRGVVFTFIGGLVGAYVLLLIDAKFLNYLIPILLLALFFYMIFSPNLGEAPAKPKMSKKSFYAIFGLVLGFYDGFFGPGTGSFWTFALVGILGLYMKKAVAHTKVLNFTSNIVSLGVFIIGGQILWLVGAVMAVGQIAGSFAGSSLVMRCDVKFVRKMLLFVVAATILKLLYGLIAN